A single Thiohalobacter thiocyanaticus DNA region contains:
- a CDS encoding HlyD family secretion protein, producing MAGKAAKTAARFLPALLILAVAGLAAWYLLPDGDALPAHIASGNGRIEATEVDIATRLPGRLESFSVREGDLVETGQLLAVMDTDELQARLAAGEANLHQAEQTRHLAEAVVAQRESERRYAYSELARMQTLVERGHASREQLDRARTAAETTDAALQAARAQVASADAGIEAAREAIHQIQTNIDDSRLTTPVGGRVLYRLAEPGEVLAAGGKVATVLDVTDVYMTIFLPTAQAGRVRVGSDARITLDALPDYVVPAEVSFVAAEAQFTPKSVETRSEREKLMFRVRVRINPDLLKTYRDRVKTGVPGEAYVRLDESQPWPDSLTVKLPNG from the coding sequence ATGGCTGGAAAAGCCGCCAAAACCGCCGCCCGCTTCCTCCCTGCCCTCCTGATCCTGGCGGTCGCCGGCCTCGCCGCCTGGTACTTGCTACCCGACGGCGATGCGCTGCCCGCGCACATCGCCTCCGGCAACGGCCGCATTGAAGCCACGGAAGTGGACATCGCCACCCGCCTGCCTGGCCGGCTGGAATCGTTTTCCGTGCGCGAAGGCGACCTGGTGGAAACCGGGCAGTTGCTGGCCGTCATGGACACCGACGAGCTGCAGGCGCGCCTGGCGGCGGGCGAAGCCAATCTGCACCAGGCGGAGCAGACCCGCCACCTGGCGGAGGCGGTGGTGGCCCAGCGGGAGAGCGAGCGGCGCTATGCCTACAGCGAGTTGGCCCGCATGCAGACCCTGGTGGAGCGGGGCCACGCTTCCCGGGAGCAGCTGGACCGCGCCCGTACCGCGGCGGAGACCACCGATGCCGCCCTGCAGGCCGCGCGGGCCCAGGTGGCCTCCGCCGACGCCGGTATCGAGGCGGCCCGGGAGGCGATCCACCAGATCCAGACCAACATCGACGACAGCCGGCTTACCACCCCGGTGGGCGGCCGCGTTCTCTACCGGCTGGCGGAGCCCGGTGAGGTGCTGGCGGCCGGCGGCAAGGTGGCCACGGTGCTCGATGTCACCGACGTCTACATGACCATCTTCCTGCCCACGGCCCAGGCCGGCCGGGTGCGGGTGGGTTCGGACGCGCGCATTACGCTGGACGCCCTGCCGGACTATGTGGTGCCGGCGGAGGTCAGCTTTGTCGCGGCGGAGGCGCAGTTCACGCCCAAGTCGGTCGAAACCCGCAGCGAACGGGAGAAGCTGATGTTCCGGGTGCGTGTCCGCATCAACCCGGACCTGCTCAAGACCTATCGCGACCGGGTCAAGACCGGTGTGCCGGGCGAGGCCTATGTGCGCCTGGACGAGAGTCAGCCCTGGCCGGACAGCCTGACGGTCAAGCTGCCCAATGGCTGA